The genomic region TACGTTTGCGAATGATATTTCGagttttatgaataattttcaAATGATTGTGAAATTACTGAAGAAATCCTAATAACAGATACACAAACATTCACTCTTATCTGGCATGCTGAAACAACGTTAATGTTTCTGTGTCCATTGTGTGACGAATAAcgtcattaaaatatgaaaaatatgaaaaggTCAGAAGTGCATGCCTGTAAATGAATGTccgttgtttatttatttattttttaatcaaacagtAAAAGTGCCACGCTGCTCAGTTTCTGTGGacagtagacagacagacagacaacgCTAGAGAGACTGAGCACACTAAGTTTTTTTTGGCTGAAGTGGGTCGGCCGCGCCCGCGCGAACGGAGGATACAGACTACGtaaatttactttaatttattCTTCACATATATTTACATCGCAACGGGCCGGCCCACATTGTCCAGCGGCCAACCGGGAAAACTCTCGGTACTCCCGATGGCCAGTCCGCCCCTGATTACGTTGAGTGTATAGCCATCAATGGAGCAGCGCAGGTAGGCTAAAATATCGGTCTAATTTGCAAGCAGCTAGCAAGTtaatgttaattgattataaagcTGTCATTTACTTGGCTAGGAGTTAATATTTTGCTATCTTCCTTTCTCGTCTTTGGATATTTGCGTTTTAACGCGAGTTTAACCATCATGCCGCAGCTGTCAAAGCCGGGAAAACAAAGCTAGAATGCAGTAACATCACTTACTGCGGTTTGCCTTGGTATTAGCTTCAATTTTGTAGTTACTGCAATTTTGACACCCTCGTTTCTCAGAAACGGGACAATTTTGAACCGGGATACTTTGTCACAAGACAGAACAGATGTTACAAAGCCCATTTCAAGCCAtaactcatttttgatcaaacgtGTAGTTACTGCGCTTTGCCTTTGGACGGCAGTATCCAGTgctagtgatgacaataaacattgaataaatattgtttaattaaaatgagaCAAATCTCCATTCTGTTTTTAGCAGTTTAGtacactgttagaccttgccgggctttttttacagtataatacTGACAACACTGTTGGACTTTGGATTTACTGTAAACTACAGAAAGTTACTGTAAAGATAACCACTCACTCAATAAAAACACAAGTTACCTCATTTCATTTGCAGAAATGGACTGTCTTAAATTGTTCAACTGCCTTTTAAAACTATAAACTAATGTTTATATAATGTCAACAATGTGAGCATAAAACCATTGTAAACTTATTTCATTAAAGGTCCCTATCTGTTAAAAACGCAACAAACAGCATATCACAAACAGTTCTTGGTCTTCTCCTGAACttaagcacaggctctactcttcagcacaatggtaacccatAAAACTCAATTTTTTAGACACTTCCTTGTGAAGACAGTAGGGCTTGCATAGACTAGTCGAGTAATCGAGAGATTGACTACTTCAACCACTAGCCGACGCTGTCAGAAACAATCGACTACTCGAGCGTGCATTAAccataaataaatttttaaaaaagagagaTACATCACAATCAGAGGTgggaagtccaggggtcagagagtaaaagtcctgccatattgttattccacccactgaagcattaatgagataaataagtgattaattgagtgatgattgaccattattgaagacacctgatgataacaagcagaatcaccaaaggagaaaatcactatttttaagttaccatcatcgaggtcaggatTTGTTTTAGTTgtgctcttgacccttgactttttaatattaagttttgtttgggcagttttaactgcattaaaaccaaccataCAAGCAAAGTTagaagatgatcaggtggtgttggttactGCATAATTGCAATTTGACcggaatcactgaactcatttaaagCCCAATCTCTGAGGTAGATTTACATtaattacagcagcactgtgattctacagcagaagatcaactttaacaatacacttttttttttttttttgaaagttttccttatcacacaaaaaaaataaagatttattttatacgcacacagacatcaagaatcagcctatgaatctcaacagtggtgagaataataaagcatgttgcagtgcattctgggagccaccaatcataattcatccatggctcccatcattcattgctgcatgaataaattatgagcttaattgtcttagtaatttcctttattctcactatttaaattttgctgtttttatgtgactttttattagcttgttttctaatgttcagagttgatctgtttatcagaatatgttgcttgtcaccgttgttgagattcacaggctgattcttgatgtctgtgtttgtctaaaataaacctttttttgtgttaaagctgcattaggtaacttttgtaaaaatgtattttttacatatttgttaaatctgtcattatgtcctgacagtagaatatgagacagataatctgtgaaaaaatcaagctcctctggctcctcccagtggtcctattgccatttgcagaaatacaccgctcccggtaagaaacaaccaatcatagccaggaggagtgtcttagcagtgtcaatcaagctcgcgtgcgcacTGATCACACTCCTCTCATGCAGAGCGTGTACAGgcgttcaaattcaagattaccggtgtgccgcagctttgcttatgccggacaaacaatccaaactgccaattcctcgagtggcacctgctcataaaataaagacgggtaaacggaaaaagacagatgacgatgataaaaaagccaaaaagaaagaattagatagagcccgaaataaaacgagggtaaatatcggagcggcttttccgaggtggagggagctacgtgtcctgaaaggattaaaaaccgatgcagagttagccacatttctgcttgacaagtaagtatccctgcttgatttgtttcattttttaagaactacacaactaagatcaTTTCAAAACAGGCCTGCCCGTCCCCTGCCTGATGCTTCCTCTTCTCCCCGCCCGTTGACTCCTCGAAGTCGCTGTGGGTGTGGATTCCTCGTCGGAGCCCATTGACTCGgtgtcaaaactctagccgcataacatacagataaaatgtcacgcactgtttaaagcaactattgaaacctactaattcactggcttgtcatgttgctgaaataatgtactagcaaaccttatttagcattacatatcgatagaataattacttgcatactgtaacgttagttaccATTATATTATCATActagctatttattacttatataaatagtgcaacgtcatatagttacattacatgtattgcaaaatacgtaatgttttgaTGACCAAGAttgtagtcaaagtatgggcaggccatagtgtaaatcatattgttgatgtttcgtctgtacaagtgaatgtgccataactgtttatccgcctgctactagcctgcgcgttcacggcaggctccgttgtgatgggggaggagctgtggatggagggctgtagcgcagcatagagcaagggggagtgacctgtgagttgtgcttgttcaaattttcaggctaagtcaacgttttctaaaaactccctactgcagctttaaggatgtctttcaaaaaaaaaaagtgtattgataaagctgatcatctgctgtagaatcacagtgctgctgtaatcaataatgtaaatctaactcaaagattgggctctaaatgagttcagtgattcagatcaaatgatgattatgtgaaaacatcaccaacaccacctgaacatttttttaactttgcttgtctggttggttttaatgcagttaaaactgcccaaacaaaatctaatattaaaagtcaagggtcaagagctcaactaaagcaaatccTGATCTCCATGATGATGacttaaaaatagtgattttctcctttggtgattctgcttgttatcatcaggtgtcttcaataatgctcaatcatcactcaattaaacacttatttatctcattaacacttcagtgggtggaataaaaaatatggcaggacttttactctctgacccctggacttctGGTCACAATATTGTAAATCTTTCTGTTTTAAACCAAAAAGGGGAGCCAATGGATATCACACAAGAAGCAACGTGCAATCTTTGTGCAAGAGTTATTGAAAGCTCAGTCAGTAGGCTattcaaagtgaaagtaaaaagtgaTGTAGCTGTCTGACACTGCATTAACAGACCATATTCTCTCAGAgacgaatttcaacataatatgctgataatggtatataactgtcttaatttattccattatttttCTTGTGGCCTGTAAATTGTGAAACTAATGAGAATAATAGTTTTTCGTGTTAAACAGGTCCTATTTTTTAAGCTCTTAATTTTCATTGATGACTGCAGTCAGTTTTAGGAAATATTATAGACTATTAATAATTTtgattataggcctataattcatTATATAATAGATctcaaaaaatgtttaaaacattttcaaagaggagctaatagcctaatcttttattatcctcacaGCACGTCAGTTATGTGGTGATGCACTATGAAATTATTGTGGGccaaatttattaatattaatttaataataaaagtagcctaatcTAATAGTAATAAAATAGAATGTAACAGGCTTACATTGATTGGAAATGCCAAATCCTCTTAATATTGCCAatatttgatgcttttgacaatatctTTGGTTATAGTCGAAACATGATCATCGTCTGTTGACGCAACCCGGGTTATCGCTGGTTTATTTggctttcttttcttttcattcactctgtcaAGTGGGCTAtatattagtgaactaatgtagggaatagtgaacgAGGGTATATGGTGTGAATTTGGTCATATATTTACAGCAGCTGTGTTCAGCTGTGTttttctgaatgtttcttcatcTACTTGCCcacattgttttaaattatgttgTATAACTGTGTTTTGCAGTGTGTTCACTGTCAAAGTCcaaaattagtttatttttaattatttaaaaaaatgccattattctatatgaaaatgttaacagttgttttttgttaacaaaatattttaatttgtcttgtactgtatatatatatttttgattagATCAAATAACATATTAAACTGTCATATCTGGACATGTTACAACATGCCCACCTGTGagataaataaagaaaaaaaaagataagataagataagataagatcACATAATTGGACTAGACATGTATGAACATGGAAAAAGGTACTCTGAACCCCAAGtggatttacacaaactgagaacATTAAAAAGTGTTGTGCCCCACTCTCCCCaggttagttttttttttcctaaaaaaaaccacaaaaaaaaaaacccgaatgcaataatgttaattatcatctatacatatatatgcttattcaaaattaaatatttgaattgactgacaattaaaatatttatttagattagttaaaattaaaaataaattgattgAGAGCCatattgaaaatttaatttagaaaTTGTAGAAACTTAAAAATGTCATCCAGTGTCTGATTGGTTAACAGGTAGAGGTGTGAAAACAATAAGATTAGATAAACTTGTGGAAGTCTATCATGTTTGTAATGGATCAAATACATGAGACTCAGTTTAGACTCACATGTATAGAATATGTAATTCTGTTGTTTTCTGGAGAAACATCTGCATCTTCAGCGATCACCCTGATCACATCTGAACCCACAGCCGTCGTCTGGAGCAAAAGACACAGTTTAAAAAGAGATGTGAGTCTCTGAGTGACCAAACACACTACTGCTGTATAAAGATGACATTACACACACCTCTGACACTGTGGTGCTGTATGATTTACTCTGGAAGATCGGAGGATTGTCATTGACATCCAGAAGATCTAATGTCCTGCTATTTGTTTTCTGAAATGCACAATGAAGGTTTATAtgcttaatttttatttctataatgcTTTATGCCTTATTGAATGATTAGATTAtgttattgtttaaataaacataCCCCTGTGTTTGAGCAGGTGACTGAATAAGACAAACTCCCTCCTGACTggagaaataaaaagaaaaagagaaatacACAGAAATACAGTATGTGGAACTTCCTTTCTTTAtgaaagtaatatatatatatatatatatatatatatatatatatatatatatatatatatatatatatatatatatacagtacagtccaaaagtttggaaccactaagatttttaatgtttttaaaagaagtttcgtctgctcaccaaggctacatttatttaattaaaaatacagtaaaaaacagtaatattgtgaaatattattacaatttaaaataactgtgtactatttaaatatatttgacaaagtaatttattcctgtgatgcaaagctgaattttcagcatcgttactccagtcttcagtgtcacatgatccttcagaaatcattctaatatgctgatttgctgctcaataaacatttatgattattttcaatgttgaaaacagttgtgtacttttttttcaggattccttgatgaatagaaagttcaaaagtacagcatttatctgaaatacaaagcttctgtagcattatacactaccgttcaaaagtttggggtcagtaagaatttttatttttatttttttgaaaagaaattaaagaaatgaatacttttattcagcaaggatgcattaaatcaatccaaagtggcagtaaagacatttataatgttacaaaagattagatttcagataaacactgttcttttgaactttctattcatcaaataatccttaaaaaaaatattgtacacaaatattttgtacaattgtacacattaaaagtttcttgagcagcagatcagcatattagaatgatttctgaaggatcatgtgacactgaagactggagtaatgatgctgaaaattcagctttgccatcacaggaataaattactttgtgaaatatatttaaatagtacacagttattttaaattgtaataatatttcacaatattactgttttttactgtatttttaattaaataaatgtagccttggtgagcagacgaaacttctttcaaaaacattaaaaatcttagtggttccaaacttttggactgtactgtactatatatatatatatatatatgaatatgtaaGTATGAttgctcattttatatttatttactttatctAACAAATGTATTAGTGAAACAAACCTGTAGTACATCAGCATCCAGTGGTTTGACGGTTCGTACAGTAGCGTTTGAATCTCCATCAGAGTAAACCAGCTCCAGAAATGACACACCAATAGGATCATTATGTGACTCCAGCACCAGACGATCATCAGGTCTGATATCTGTGATAATCTCTACTTCTCCTGTATGCCAGATTGTATACATATTTAAACTCTTAATACACTatctaaaacattataatgtcaGTATTGATCTTGCATTACTACTCTTGTAATACTGCTCCCAGAAGCAAAGGTGTTTTAAATGATCACAGAGGTACTttatcaaaatataatatatcaaaaaagttttttctcAATCACTTCGGCTCAGTTCTCAAATGTGAATTGTTTTTC from Megalobrama amblycephala isolate DHTTF-2021 linkage group LG7, ASM1881202v1, whole genome shotgun sequence harbors:
- the LOC125271824 gene encoding protocadherin Fat 3-like, whose protein sequence is MDVFYILFIVAWLHVHSVRSAIGNSKINCVTGTNNYFGSILEGYEGEVEIITDIRPDDRLVLESHNDPIGVSFLELVYSDGDSNATVRTVKPLDADVLQSGGSLSYSVTCSNTGKTNSRTLDLLDVNDNPPIFQSKSYSTTVSEVCVMSSLYSSSVFGHSETHISF